The Pectinophora gossypiella chromosome 10, ilPecGoss1.1, whole genome shotgun sequence genome contains a region encoding:
- the LOC126370435 gene encoding uncharacterized protein LOC126370435: MAGFGSYLDFFLILRESDDLKDYDLLLNKIVSKIPNEISEGDRLKIREFSREFTKRLTKKWIEANRYEKTFMNREGNRKWLGSTIKWPMCDTCDLNAIMAIPGETPDEDTENTTAELPIESVSTTDASTSTRQEKRVPFTDLSNKQKKRRSSSFVAENTEEELQYYYISKLKENGKSALAKIIEHLSNHTDSLEEVSKLIFKKADNQKPFCEDKSLALSTSLDLSKWKYLVLRKLLLDEGSTSLPSYQKLLEAKKRCYPSEEHVEVTETGARIRLQGLLDHTIKRIMQDMGPIRASSELKLTWKWGLDGSSSQSQYKQKSSNLEFDDSALVMTSIVPLRLVDSAGMTIWENPNPSSTFYCRPVKFTFISETASIIKTEHLEMEREISELVPTQCGSVDIVHELHMTMIDGKVANVIADVPSAATCPICLAKPSEMNNLGLLAMKPIRDDLCRYGISSLHMKIRSMECLLHISYNMDFQRWSARGEHKALKEAKKNATQQEFREETGLLIDIVKQGFGTTNDGNTARRFFQDYKRSSRITGIDENLILRFAVILQVIASEKKINIEKFRSYCKETAELFVHLYPWYYMPASVYKLLLHGAEICSHFGLLPIGTLSEEASEARNKDFRNVREKHTRKKGRIVANEDILYGLLISSDPHISRIRPKFSKETHQSLYDDAVNLLHFEDPDFEEEECSQAEPEDISDPLE, from the exons ATGGCTGGTTTTGGaagttatttagattttttccttattttaagGGAAAGTGATGATTTAAAAGATTACGatcttttactaaataaaatagtgTCAAAGATACCAAACGAAATATCTGAAGGTGATCGTTTAAAAATTCGGGAATTTTCCCGAGAATTCACGAAGCGTTTAACTAAAAAGTGGATTGAAGCAAACAGGTATGAAAAAACATTTATGAATCGGGAAGGAAATCGCAAGTGGTTGGGATCAACAATTAAATGGCCAATGTGTGACACATGTGACCTAAATGCTATTATGGCTATTCCTGGGGAAACACCTGATGAAGACACGGAGAATACGACTGCTGAGTTACCGATCGAATCTGTCAGCACTACAGACGCATCGACTTCGACTAGACAAGAGAAAAGGGTGCCATTTACAGATTTAAGTAACAAGCAAAAGAAAAGACGGTCGAGCTCCTTTGTGGCTGAAAATACCGAAGAAGAACttcagtattattatatatcaaagTTAAAGGAAAATGGGAAATCGGCTTTGGCAAAAATTATAGAGCATCTTAGCAATCACACTGATTCATTGGAAGAAGTATCaaagttaatatttaaaaaagcggATAACCAAAAGCCCTTTTGTGAAGATAAATCTTTAGCGCTCAGCACATCGCTTGATCTATCAAAATGGAAATATCTGGTGCTAAGGAAGCTTCTTTTGGATGAAGGCTCTACTTCGCTGCCATCTTACCAGAAGCTTCTTGAGGCTAAAAAACGGTGTTACCCATCTGAAGAACACGTGGAAGTGACAGAAACAGGTGCTCGCATCAG GTTACAAGGACTATTGGACCACACAATCAAAAGGATTATGCAAGACATGGGACCTATCAGAGCTTCTTCGGAGCTAAAATTGACATGGAAGTGGGGCCTTGATGGATCATCTTCTCAGAGCCAATATAAACAGAAATCATCGAATCTCGAATTTGATGATTCGGCTCTTGTGATGACAAGCATAGTGCCTCTGCGATTGGTTGACTCTGCAGGGATGACTATCTGGGAAAACCCAAATCCTTCGTCTACGTTTTATTGCAGACCTGTGAAGTTCACGTTTATTTCCGAAACTGCCTCAATTATAAAGACAGAGCACTTAGAAATGGAGCGCGAAATTTCAGAATTGGTACCAACGCAGTGTGGTTCTGTGGACATCGTTCATGAACTGCATATGACGATGATAGATGGGAAAGTGGCAAATGTCATCGCTGACGTCCCTTCGGCAGCAACGTGTCCCATTTGTCTGGCAAAACCAAGCGAGATGAACAATTTGGGACTTTTAGCCATGAAACCTATTCGCGATGATTTGTGCCGCTACGGAATTTCGTCGCTACATATGAAAATAAGATCTATGGAGTGTCTACTTCATATATCTTATAATATGGATTTTCAACGCTGGAGTGCACGAGGGGAGCACAAAGCATTGAAAGAGGCGAAGAAAAATGCCACGCAGCAAGAGTTTCGTGAAGAGACGGGACTCCTTATAGATATTGTTAAACag GGTTTTGGAACAACAAATGACGGAAATACTGCAAGGCGCTTCTTCCAAGACTACAAAAGATCATCCAGAATAACCGGGATTGATGAAAATTTAATTCTACGGTTTGCTGTTATTTTACAAGTAATAGCTTCAGAAAAGAAGATCAATATTGAGAAGTTCAGAAGCTATTGCAAAGAAACGGCAGAATTATTTGTACATTTGTATCCATGGTACTATATGCCAGCAAGTGTATATAAACTGCTGCTGCATGGAGCAGAAATATGCAGTCACTTTGGACTTCTACCAATTG GAACCTTATCAGAAGAAGCCTCGGAAGCTCGCAACAAAGATTTCAGAAATGTGAGAGAAAAACACACGAGGAAAAAAGGAAGAATCGTTGCAAACGAGGACATTCTCTACGGACTTTTAATAAGTTCAGACCCGCACATTTCCCGAATAAGGCCGAAATTTTCAAAGGAAACTCATCAGTCATTATATGATGATGCTGTTAATTTGCTTCATTTTGAGGACCCTGACTTTGAAGAAGAGGAATGCTCTCAAGCAGAACCTGAAGACATTTCTGATCCACTGGAATAA